From the genome of Rhizobium sp. NXC24, one region includes:
- a CDS encoding PhnD/SsuA/transferrin family substrate-binding protein: MGSASPADLLRYPVMRLSNIAMYTGQPPLVAATDALWAYIGDRLRKAGVADVPETLEKGITHDEAWVQPGLLLAQTCGFPYVKYLRGRVQLVATPVYDLPGCDGPSMRSFIIVRKDSAIEALADLRGLTAAINDPGSNSGSNLFRAAIAPLAKGSSFFGRVIETGGHLRSIDAVTDGRADVAAIDCVTFGNANRFDPHRVAGVRILAETVSGPGLPFITGMETSAEELTLLRQILSGIASEPTLADVRDTLSLRRFEVLGDADYEALAELERQAITLGYPVIA, translated from the coding sequence ATGGGATCAGCAAGTCCTGCCGATCTCTTGAGATATCCCGTTATGCGCCTCAGCAACATTGCCATGTATACCGGTCAGCCGCCGCTTGTTGCCGCGACGGACGCTCTCTGGGCCTATATCGGCGACCGGCTGCGAAAAGCGGGCGTGGCGGATGTCCCCGAGACATTGGAGAAGGGCATCACGCATGACGAGGCCTGGGTGCAGCCTGGGCTGCTGCTGGCGCAGACTTGCGGCTTTCCCTATGTCAAATACCTGCGAGGCAGGGTCCAGCTTGTGGCGACGCCGGTCTATGACCTGCCGGGTTGCGATGGCCCGTCGATGCGCAGCTTCATCATTGTTCGCAAGGACTCGGCAATAGAGGCGCTTGCCGATCTTCGCGGACTGACCGCCGCCATCAACGATCCCGGCAGCAATTCCGGCTCCAATCTCTTCCGTGCGGCCATCGCGCCGCTCGCTAAAGGCAGCAGCTTCTTCGGTCGCGTCATCGAAACCGGCGGGCATCTGCGCAGTATCGATGCCGTGACCGACGGCAGAGCTGATGTCGCAGCGATTGACTGCGTCACCTTCGGCAATGCCAACCGCTTTGATCCCCACCGTGTCGCCGGTGTCCGCATTCTGGCGGAAACGGTCAGCGGGCCGGGCTTGCCGTTCATCACCGGCATGGAAACTTCGGCGGAAGAACTGACGCTGCTGCGCCAAATTCTCTCCGGCATCGCAAGCGAGCCCACGCTTGCGGATGTCCGCGATACCTTGTCGTTGCGGCGCTTTGAGGTGCTTGGCGATGCCGATTATGAGGCGTTGGCCGAGCTGGAGCGGCAGGCGATCACGTTGGGCTATCCCGTCATCGCCTGA